A window of Nitrososphaerales archaeon contains these coding sequences:
- the folP gene encoding dihydropteroate synthase, translating to MTKRLVNGELAGVKLGDGYPVRVMGTINVSPESFYKGSVKTTSEGISELAAVMVKEGADIIDVGGMSTAPYLTTEVPLEVEVGRLTMAIGAIRDAVKVPISVDTPRSIAARAALEAGAGIVNDVSGLKHDERMAKLIVKHGASAILMAHETRHRSGEPIKRILAALKETLDLGAKAGIPEGRIVIDPGLGFFRREGRGFGFSPAEELPWYAWDCMVIRELGQFRSLGRPSCISISRKSFIGKILGLQEPNERLIGSLAATAVAVFNGVHLVRTHDVGATTQAVRMAESIKKLGTYGSLARVRAHP from the coding sequence TTGACGAAGAGGTTGGTCAACGGCGAGCTTGCCGGAGTTAAGCTTGGAGATGGCTACCCCGTCAGGGTCATGGGAACCATAAACGTCAGCCCGGAGTCCTTCTACAAGGGCTCGGTGAAAACCACGTCAGAAGGCATATCCGAACTGGCAGCTGTCATGGTGAAGGAAGGTGCAGATATAATCGACGTAGGCGGCATGTCGACTGCACCATACCTTACCACCGAGGTCCCTCTGGAAGTGGAGGTCGGGAGGTTGACCATGGCCATCGGTGCGATTAGAGATGCCGTCAAGGTGCCCATCTCAGTAGATACGCCGAGGTCCATTGCTGCGAGAGCGGCATTGGAAGCGGGGGCGGGCATCGTCAACGATGTCAGCGGCCTGAAGCACGATGAGCGGATGGCAAAGCTCATCGTGAAACACGGGGCCTCTGCAATCTTGATGGCTCACGAGACCCGGCATCGCTCTGGCGAGCCAATAAAGAGAATCTTGGCAGCACTGAAAGAGACACTCGACTTGGGCGCTAAAGCGGGTATACCAGAGGGGAGAATCGTGATCGACCCGGGGTTGGGGTTCTTTCGCAGGGAGGGAAGGGGATTCGGGTTCTCTCCTGCGGAGGAACTTCCCTGGTACGCATGGGATTGCATGGTTATCAGGGAACTCGGTCAATTTCGAAGCTTGGGCAGGCCCTCTTGCATCTCAATCTCAAGGAAGTCATTCATTGGTAAGATACTGGGCCTCCAAGAACCAAATGAACGACTCATCGGCTCTCTAGCTGCCACGGCGGTAGCCGTCTTCAACGGAGTCCACCTCGTTAGAACTCATGACGTCGGTGCGACGACTCAAGCCGTTAGGATGGCTGAGAGCATCAAGAAATTGGGAACGTACGGAAGTCTCGCACGAGTCAGGGCGCATCCTTGA
- a CDS encoding bifunctional hydroxymethylpyrimidine kinase/phosphomethylpyrimidine kinase: MPDLERKVRVALTIAGSDSGGGAGIQADLKTFAALGVHGTSAVVVITAQNTRSVTGVQEVSTEIIRKQIDAVASDLGVDAAKTGMLSSSGIVSAVARSIRLYRFPLVVDPVMISKSGARLLRDDAVETLIKDLLPLAAVVTPNIPEAERITGSKISSLDDAREASRKIVKEYRAGAAVVKGGHLGGAESIDVLYHEGKFKEFKARRIKTKNTHGTGCAFSAAIAAELARGSDIAEAVGRAKAFVTRAIEYALPLGKGNGPVNPPSWVLIPAEKLHVFESIKEGIRILESSPEVAEVVPEVQMNLAMALPLFYARSEMDVAAVPGRLVKIDGRIKAGSQPAFGSSSHLARAVLTAMKHDERIRAVANIKYSKGILNAARRLGYTATFYDRKNEPADVRAREGATLPWVIERAIEKTGRVPDLVYDKGDIGKEPMIRMFGIDAADVAGKVMNIAKQLRRGDISQGDRKGQENA; this comes from the coding sequence ATGCCTGACTTGGAAAGAAAGGTTCGGGTTGCACTGACCATAGCTGGAAGCGATTCCGGCGGAGGGGCGGGGATACAGGCCGACCTGAAGACCTTCGCAGCGCTCGGGGTTCACGGAACCTCAGCGGTGGTTGTGATTACGGCCCAGAACACGAGGTCGGTTACGGGAGTTCAGGAGGTTAGTACGGAGATTATCAGGAAGCAAATCGACGCGGTAGCCTCAGACCTGGGAGTAGATGCTGCCAAGACCGGTATGCTCAGTAGTTCAGGAATCGTCTCGGCGGTCGCAAGGTCGATAAGGCTTTACAGATTTCCTTTGGTGGTAGACCCCGTCATGATATCGAAGAGCGGCGCTCGGCTGCTTCGAGACGATGCGGTCGAGACGCTCATCAAGGATCTGCTTCCTCTGGCAGCAGTGGTTACGCCGAACATACCCGAGGCGGAGAGAATCACAGGTTCGAAGATATCGAGCCTGGACGACGCAAGGGAGGCTTCAAGGAAGATAGTGAAGGAATACCGCGCAGGGGCAGCTGTGGTGAAAGGCGGGCACCTTGGAGGCGCGGAAAGCATAGACGTCTTGTATCACGAGGGGAAGTTCAAGGAGTTCAAAGCGCGCAGAATCAAAACGAAAAATACACACGGAACAGGCTGCGCATTTTCGGCGGCCATCGCGGCAGAACTGGCCAGGGGAAGCGATATCGCCGAAGCGGTCGGAAGGGCAAAGGCATTCGTAACCCGTGCGATAGAGTATGCTCTTCCGCTAGGAAAGGGGAACGGCCCGGTCAATCCACCCTCCTGGGTCCTCATACCTGCGGAGAAACTGCATGTTTTCGAATCGATCAAGGAGGGCATAAGGATACTTGAGTCATCCCCGGAGGTTGCTGAAGTTGTGCCCGAGGTTCAGATGAACCTTGCGATGGCACTCCCCCTGTTCTACGCCAGGAGTGAAATGGATGTAGCCGCCGTGCCGGGGAGGTTGGTGAAGATTGATGGGAGGATAAAGGCAGGCTCGCAACCTGCCTTCGGTTCTTCATCGCACTTGGCAAGGGCGGTCCTGACGGCAATGAAGCACGACGAAAGAATCAGGGCCGTAGCCAACATCAAGTACTCGAAGGGAATCTTGAACGCAGCCAGGAGACTCGGATACACGGCCACGTTCTACGACAGGAAGAACGAGCCCGCAGATGTGAGGGCAAGGGAAGGTGCCACCCTACCCTGGGTGATAGAACGGGCGATAGAGAAGACGGGAAGGGTGCCTGACCTAGTCTACGATAAAGGCGATATCGGTAAGGAACCAATGATAAGGATGTTCGGAATAGACGCCGCTGATGTCGCTGGCAAGGTAATGAATATTGCCAAGCAGCTCCGTCGAGGTGACATTTCGCAAGGCGACAGAAAAGGGCAAGAGAATGCTTGA
- a CDS encoding sugar porter family MFS transporter, whose protein sequence is MGQDYRSVLDRASWTGIHWTVFSSTALGFFAWGFVYSLSILVTSWPIVPSGDIPILLTISPIFLVIGNFLLGSLADKVGRKPAFMVTVAVYAIGIAGIILSPNFYALLLFVAIAQLGVGGEEPPALAALAEFTPVRHRGKAIVLSSNFYNIGAFVAASLILYGLSSVAFQKTVLSMATLLLIGTILFTRRRLPESVRWLVKRGRVKEAELLLGSVKGQVKEAAGLQNVAVPTGPRYSARFAFTVLALLGVSQLTTYGLLAFIIGPYSFSSIAPQIVMVANAGASVAGFLGAYVVDRLSRRFFSLFSYLGGLVTVTFVLAAVGVVSSNILVFFVFLFLNMIFSELGWAARVVLEPELAMGTNLRSTFIALVRVVAWGFYITSIYLTSSLSTFGFVELNVLLWGLGAMAAFAWFMRGVETKHESLESITGESHA, encoded by the coding sequence ATGGGGCAGGATTACAGGTCTGTCCTCGACCGAGCTTCCTGGACAGGCATCCACTGGACCGTCTTCTCTTCAACGGCCTTGGGTTTCTTCGCTTGGGGCTTTGTCTACTCGTTATCTATCCTCGTTACCTCCTGGCCAATAGTTCCAAGTGGGGATATCCCCATTCTTCTAACGATCTCGCCAATCTTTCTAGTAATCGGAAATTTCCTTCTCGGCTCGCTCGCAGACAAAGTGGGAAGGAAGCCTGCTTTCATGGTTACGGTAGCCGTCTACGCTATAGGGATAGCGGGGATAATCCTCTCTCCCAACTTCTACGCCTTGCTTCTCTTCGTCGCGATAGCTCAGCTGGGCGTGGGAGGTGAAGAACCACCAGCGCTAGCTGCGCTGGCAGAGTTTACCCCTGTGAGACACAGGGGGAAGGCAATAGTGCTCTCGTCCAACTTCTATAACATCGGTGCCTTTGTCGCGGCGTCTTTGATCCTCTACGGCCTCTCATCCGTCGCGTTTCAGAAGACAGTCCTCAGCATGGCCACGCTGTTGCTGATAGGCACAATACTCTTCACAAGGAGAAGGCTACCCGAGTCTGTCAGATGGTTGGTGAAAAGAGGCAGGGTGAAGGAGGCCGAGCTGCTGTTGGGCTCCGTCAAGGGTCAGGTTAAGGAGGCGGCTGGCCTACAAAACGTGGCTGTCCCCACAGGGCCGAGGTATTCGGCACGCTTCGCTTTTACGGTCCTTGCCCTGCTTGGCGTATCCCAGCTGACCACGTACGGCCTCCTGGCCTTCATCATAGGGCCATACAGCTTCTCTTCGATAGCCCCTCAGATAGTCATGGTTGCGAATGCGGGCGCTTCAGTCGCCGGCTTTCTTGGTGCTTACGTTGTTGACAGGCTAAGCAGGCGGTTCTTCTCCCTCTTCTCGTACCTGGGCGGTTTGGTAACAGTAACGTTCGTACTCGCAGCAGTTGGCGTTGTCTCAAGCAACATTCTCGTGTTCTTCGTCTTCCTCTTTCTTAACATGATCTTCAGCGAGCTGGGATGGGCGGCCAGGGTCGTGCTTGAACCTGAGCTCGCAATGGGCACGAACCTGCGCTCCACGTTCATAGCACTCGTCAGGGTTGTGGCTTGGGGCTTCTACATAACCTCCATCTACCTTACCTCGAGCCTGAGCACGTTCGGCTTCGTAGAGTTGAATGTGCTCCTTTGGGGTCTTGGAGCCATGGCGGCGTTTGCCTGGTTTATGAGAGGGGTGGAGACGAAGCACGAGAGTTTGGAGTCGATCACCGGTGAAAGCCATGCCTGA
- the thiW gene encoding energy coupling factor transporter S component ThiW, with translation MAQLSQQKLKTSKLAVLSILTALGVVFSFYPGPIPVGPTLVFPFQSMINVIAGILLGPWYAAAVALAVGIIRMSVHTGTVFSLPGGIPGAILVGLTYKATKSYFSAFAEIPGTALVGAFLSSFLVAPIIGRSATLGFFILAFTPPAVLGSVVGYIIMIALRKRGIIARIPL, from the coding sequence GTGGCGCAACTCAGCCAGCAAAAGTTGAAGACATCAAAGTTAGCCGTACTGAGCATACTGACGGCTTTGGGCGTCGTCTTTTCCTTCTATCCGGGTCCCATACCTGTTGGCCCGACGCTTGTCTTTCCCTTTCAGTCAATGATAAACGTGATCGCTGGGATTCTACTTGGGCCTTGGTACGCCGCCGCTGTGGCGTTGGCGGTCGGCATAATTCGCATGTCCGTTCATACCGGCACCGTCTTCTCGCTACCAGGTGGCATACCCGGTGCAATACTCGTGGGACTGACATACAAAGCGACGAAGAGCTACTTTTCGGCCTTCGCCGAGATACCCGGCACAGCACTTGTTGGGGCCTTTCTGAGCTCGTTCCTTGTGGCCCCGATAATCGGAAGGAGCGCTACGCTTGGATTCTTCATTCTAGCATTCACTCCGCCTGCAGTATTGGGCAGCGTCGTCGGATACATTATCATGATTGCTCTAAGGAAGAGGGGGATAATTGCAAGAATTCCGCTTTGA
- a CDS encoding 7-carboxy-7-deazaguanine synthase QueE encodes MQGEGVYAGTPSVFLRTYYCNLTCAWCDTKYTWLNQSKAQAGIHYQQMSASEVLEKLTDYGCHHLVVTGGEPLLHQRVLSSLLSELKQLDFFIEVETNGMVVPSVEMVGLVDCFNVSPKISNSLVEKTVRVRQTALKAFVRSGKAWFKFVVCEPNDVVEVEELISAYNLPRERVLLMPEGTDVETLSERGKWLVEVCKQRGFRFTPRLHILLFGNRRGT; translated from the coding sequence GTGCAGGGTGAGGGGGTATACGCGGGAACGCCGAGCGTCTTCCTCCGCACGTACTATTGCAATCTCACCTGCGCTTGGTGTGACACCAAGTATACGTGGCTGAACCAGAGCAAGGCGCAGGCAGGAATCCACTATCAACAGATGAGCGCGAGCGAGGTGTTGGAGAAGCTCACAGATTACGGTTGCCACCACCTTGTCGTCACTGGTGGTGAACCTCTTCTCCATCAGAGAGTCCTTTCCTCTCTGCTCTCGGAACTGAAGCAATTGGACTTCTTCATCGAGGTCGAAACCAACGGCATGGTTGTTCCATCAGTCGAAATGGTTGGACTTGTCGACTGCTTCAACGTCTCACCCAAGATAAGCAATAGCCTCGTGGAGAAAACTGTCAGGGTTCGTCAGACTGCACTGAAAGCTTTCGTAAGGTCGGGCAAGGCCTGGTTCAAGTTCGTCGTGTGCGAACCGAACGATGTTGTCGAGGTCGAGGAATTGATCTCCGCTTACAACCTTCCACGCGAAAGGGTCCTTCTTATGCCCGAAGGGACGGATGTAGAGACCCTTTCCGAACGCGGCAAATGGCTCGTGGAGGTCTGCAAGCAGCGTGGCTTTCGATTCACTCCACGTCTGCATATTCTGCTCTTCGGCAACAGGAGGGGAACCTGA
- the pdxT gene encoding pyridoxal 5'-phosphate synthase glutaminase subunit PdxT, translated as MSGLTVGILGLQGDIEEHLSATSLALSRLGVEGEPSLVKSTDDAKRISALIIPGGESTVMGGLSSIKGILPTLRERITNGLPTLGTCAGMITLAKRVYDRVVGETSQTLIGTLDITVERNSFGRQRESFEADLKLDMPGGGGFHAVFIRAPSVKSLGQGVNELARLGDAVVAVQQGNMIATAFHPELSGSTILHEYLIRLAKADTVQA; from the coding sequence TTGAGCGGGTTGACGGTTGGCATACTGGGGCTCCAAGGCGATATCGAGGAGCACCTCTCGGCTACAAGCCTCGCCCTGTCGAGGTTAGGTGTCGAAGGAGAACCTTCGCTTGTAAAGAGCACCGATGATGCGAAGAGAATCAGCGCGTTGATAATCCCGGGTGGGGAGAGTACTGTGATGGGGGGCCTATCGTCAATCAAGGGGATTCTGCCTACCCTACGCGAAAGAATCACCAACGGTCTCCCAACCCTCGGAACTTGTGCTGGGATGATAACGCTCGCGAAGAGGGTTTACGACAGGGTCGTGGGAGAGACAAGCCAGACGCTGATAGGAACCCTGGACATCACTGTTGAGAGGAATTCGTTCGGAAGACAGAGGGAGTCCTTTGAAGCTGACCTGAAGCTGGACATGCCAGGAGGTGGTGGATTCCACGCGGTGTTCATCAGGGCCCCATCAGTCAAGTCCCTTGGTCAAGGAGTGAATGAGCTCGCAAGGCTGGGTGATGCTGTGGTGGCGGTTCAGCAAGGTAATATGATTGCAACTGCATTTCATCCAGAGCTGAGCGGAAGCACCATCTTGCATGAGTACTTGATCAGACTCGCCAAAGCTGATACTGTCCAAGCGTAG
- the pdxS gene encoding pyridoxal 5'-phosphate synthase lyase subunit PdxS: MDITNVEQAQIAEDAGAVAVMVLDKLPYDIRQQGGVARTASLKVIEEILNHVTIPVMAKCRIGHTYEAKVLQEAGVDMVDESEVLTPADEERFIWKWDFTTPFVNGCRDLGEALRRITEGASMIRTKGEPGTGNVAEAVKHVRVLNNEVRRLRGIYESGDKQELLRISRELKVSLELAEETARLGRLPVVNFAAGGIATPADAALMMTLGCDGVFVGSGIFKADDPRERARSVVVAVTYYDDPKVVAEAQKMVDERKSMMGTGTKELPLRMQERGVNV, encoded by the coding sequence ATGGACATCACCAACGTAGAACAAGCACAGATAGCGGAGGATGCAGGAGCCGTCGCCGTGATGGTCCTCGACAAGCTTCCATACGATATCAGGCAGCAGGGGGGAGTTGCAAGAACAGCGAGCCTGAAAGTGATTGAGGAGATTCTGAATCATGTTACAATACCGGTGATGGCGAAGTGCAGGATAGGGCACACCTACGAAGCGAAGGTGCTCCAAGAGGCCGGAGTCGACATGGTCGACGAATCGGAAGTGCTCACTCCTGCTGACGAGGAGAGGTTCATCTGGAAGTGGGACTTCACCACACCGTTCGTAAACGGCTGCAGGGACCTCGGCGAAGCGCTCCGCAGGATCACCGAAGGGGCATCCATGATCAGGACCAAGGGAGAGCCCGGGACGGGCAACGTCGCAGAGGCGGTAAAGCACGTAAGGGTCCTGAATAACGAGGTCAGGAGACTCAGAGGAATTTACGAGTCGGGAGACAAGCAGGAACTCCTCAGGATTTCAAGGGAACTCAAGGTGTCGCTCGAGCTCGCTGAAGAAACAGCCCGACTCGGGAGGCTGCCGGTCGTCAACTTCGCCGCGGGAGGCATCGCGACACCGGCTGACGCAGCCCTCATGATGACTCTGGGGTGCGACGGCGTCTTCGTAGGCTCCGGGATATTCAAGGCGGATGACCCGAGAGAAAGGGCGAGGTCTGTGGTGGTGGCGGTCACCTACTACGACGACCCCAAGGTGGTCGCAGAGGCCCAGAAGATGGTCGACGAAAGGAAGTCGATGATGGGGACGGGGACGAAAGAGCTTCCGCTGAGGATGCAAGAGAGAGGTGTGAACGTTTGA
- a CDS encoding TIGR04084 family radical SAM/SPASM domain-containing protein, with amino-acid sequence MHYYIILTKECNLFCTYCGGGSDTPPREIQYSVADLQSFLSRDSDPVVEFYGGEPLLRIRTMKSIMDVVPGRFVVQTNGIFLDRIEPEYLAKFHSILVSIDGTKEVTEKERGKGVYDRVTRNLELVRQQGFRGDLVARMTVAQGTNIYENVRHLLGTGLFDHVHWQLSFSMFWEAGENTEPGLVEWLTAYNSGVSSLVRFWVEEMSRSKRVPGIVPFIGVMNSLLSGEKSRLRCGSGIDFFSVTPDGRVSACPVSVDFDFSVVGSIFDDAPSSLCGRATLGEPCTSCDIFDVCGGRCLFVNRSQGMLRENGYCYICSTVRHLVKELRGALPQIQALIEDGSVSRSDFNYPELNNGCEIIP; translated from the coding sequence ATGCATTACTACATAATCCTGACAAAGGAGTGCAACCTCTTCTGCACCTACTGTGGCGGAGGCAGCGACACCCCTCCGAGAGAGATCCAGTACTCGGTCGCTGACCTGCAATCCTTCCTGTCCCGGGACAGCGACCCGGTCGTCGAGTTCTACGGGGGCGAGCCTCTGCTCCGTATCAGGACTATGAAGAGCATCATGGACGTGGTCCCGGGGCGGTTCGTGGTCCAGACCAACGGCATCTTCCTGGACAGAATCGAGCCGGAGTACCTGGCGAAGTTCCACTCCATCCTCGTCTCCATCGACGGGACCAAGGAGGTCACCGAAAAGGAGCGGGGGAAGGGCGTGTACGATCGAGTGACGCGCAACCTGGAACTCGTGAGGCAGCAGGGCTTCCGCGGCGACCTCGTAGCCAGGATGACCGTGGCCCAGGGGACCAACATCTACGAGAACGTGCGGCACCTCCTGGGAACGGGGCTGTTCGACCACGTCCACTGGCAGCTCAGCTTCAGCATGTTCTGGGAAGCCGGGGAGAACACAGAGCCTGGGCTTGTGGAGTGGCTTACCGCGTACAATTCCGGCGTTTCTTCGCTCGTGCGCTTCTGGGTGGAGGAGATGTCACGCTCAAAGCGCGTCCCAGGCATAGTGCCGTTCATCGGCGTGATGAACTCGCTGCTCTCAGGCGAGAAGTCGCGCCTGCGGTGTGGCTCCGGAATAGACTTCTTCTCCGTCACGCCGGACGGCAGGGTCTCCGCGTGCCCGGTGTCCGTCGACTTCGACTTCTCGGTGGTAGGCTCGATATTCGACGACGCCCCGAGCTCGCTCTGCGGCAGAGCCACGCTCGGCGAGCCGTGTACATCCTGCGACATATTCGATGTCTGCGGTGGCCGATGCCTCTTTGTGAACAGGTCTCAGGGGATGCTCCGGGAGAACGGCTATTGCTACATCTGCTCGACTGTGAGGCACTTGGTGAAGGAGCTGCGTGGCGCCCTGCCCCAGATCCAGGCGCTCATCGAGGACGGGTCCGTGAGCAGGTCAGACTTCAACTATCCTGAACTCAATAACGGCTGTGAGATCATCCCGTGA
- a CDS encoding transposase: MSDRLLMLLVYYRLYVTLTLVGYLFDLDQSNVYRDIRYLEPLVRGCVPIPKKIHRLTRRLRTIDEVEEFFPSFKAFIDSTEQEIPRPKNPKKRKTHYSGKKKRHTVKTQLTVNSKGLIVHRTNHARGRRHDYDIFKGNRPKLPDGVRPGVDLGYDGIQRDFLELKAIIPFKRRGGRNKKGVELTPEQKRFNKELSKARVVVEHTISRVKKFNIFGQEFRNRLRHYDAMTDIVSGLVNMRIMGTKAA; the protein is encoded by the coding sequence TTGAGCGACAGGTTGCTGATGCTGCTCGTATACTACAGGCTGTACGTCACGTTGACCTTGGTCGGGTACCTGTTCGACCTCGACCAGAGCAACGTGTACAGGGATATACGCTACCTGGAGCCACTGGTGAGGGGGTGCGTCCCGATCCCGAAGAAGATTCACAGGCTGACCAGGAGGCTGAGGACGATAGACGAGGTCGAGGAGTTCTTCCCAAGCTTCAAGGCGTTCATCGACTCGACCGAGCAGGAGATTCCCAGGCCGAAGAACCCCAAGAAGAGAAAGACGCACTACTCGGGGAAGAAGAAAAGGCACACCGTCAAGACACAGCTCACCGTCAACTCGAAGGGGCTGATCGTCCACAGGACCAACCACGCCAGAGGGAGGAGACACGACTACGACATCTTCAAGGGCAATCGCCCGAAGCTTCCCGATGGCGTGAGGCCTGGGGTGGACCTCGGGTATGATGGCATCCAAAGAGACTTCCTGGAGCTCAAGGCGATCATACCGTTCAAGAGGAGGGGAGGGAGGAACAAGAAGGGTGTGGAGCTCACACCGGAGCAGAAGAGGTTCAACAAGGAACTCTCGAAAGCGCGGGTCGTGGTCGAGCACACGATATCTAGGGTGAAGAAATTCAACATCTTCGGCCAGGAGTTCAGGAACAGGCTCAGGCACTACGATGCGATGACGGACATAGTCTCCGGGTTGGTCAACATGAGGATAATGGGAACCAAGGCGGCCTAG
- the purH gene encoding bifunctional phosphoribosylaminoimidazolecarboxamide formyltransferase/IMP cyclohydrolase, whose translation MEKPDSPVKVETAVLSVSDKQGLVEFAKELERFGVEMLATGGTYSELSRGGVRVKSLQEDMKLPTAISGRVKTLHAPLQAAILAKSSEEHLQELKAMGVRPIDMVVCNFYAFQEALKKGTGEDAELVENIDIGGPTMVRAASKNFERVAVVPSPRLYPAVVEELRRMSGKTTLGFRRRLALEAFSMTSAYDASIFNGLRRGEESFPSRFLLSATKLQDAKYGENPDRKAVIYAVDGWKTMGEWKQLAGDALSFNNFLDVGSAYKIVEGLEGAAGVATVKHGQISGFAFAPSVSEAYALAHGCDPEADFGGSVVTNREVDAAAAKLIGRNDGTDDGSVYTEIVIAPGYSPEALEILKSKQKKPIRLIQTTGRPDIPYDLKVVEGAILLQDAVDYRQRLDPAGVTVPTKRKLDAAEMAKLLAAWEVVRKVQSNGIVIAEGGFEGRELRRFWTLGVASFRKRNGAVRIALENAGERARGAVCASDGFFPFRDCVDLLGEAGVSSVIQPGGSVKDGDSVRAADEHGMAMAITHVRAFKH comes from the coding sequence ATGGAAAAGCCAGACAGTCCTGTCAAGGTGGAGACAGCGGTGCTGAGCGTCTCTGACAAGCAGGGGCTCGTCGAGTTCGCGAAGGAGCTGGAGAGGTTTGGGGTCGAGATGCTGGCAACTGGGGGGACGTATTCGGAATTGAGTCGGGGAGGAGTCCGGGTCAAGAGCCTGCAGGAGGACATGAAGCTCCCCACTGCGATTTCGGGGAGGGTGAAGACGCTGCACGCGCCTCTGCAGGCGGCGATACTCGCCAAGAGTAGCGAGGAGCACCTGCAGGAGCTGAAGGCCATGGGCGTCAGGCCAATCGACATGGTGGTCTGCAACTTCTACGCGTTCCAGGAGGCGCTCAAGAAAGGGACTGGCGAGGACGCGGAGCTGGTCGAGAACATAGACATTGGAGGGCCCACGATGGTAAGGGCGGCGTCGAAGAATTTCGAGCGGGTCGCGGTGGTGCCTTCTCCGAGGCTGTACCCGGCGGTGGTGGAAGAGCTCAGAAGGATGTCGGGGAAGACGACGCTCGGATTCAGGAGGAGGCTCGCCCTCGAGGCGTTCTCAATGACCTCAGCCTACGACGCGTCGATCTTCAACGGGCTCAGGCGCGGAGAGGAGTCCTTCCCGAGCAGGTTCCTTCTCTCGGCGACGAAGTTGCAGGACGCGAAGTACGGCGAGAATCCCGACAGGAAGGCGGTCATCTACGCCGTGGACGGTTGGAAGACGATGGGGGAGTGGAAGCAGCTCGCGGGGGATGCCCTCTCTTTCAACAATTTCCTGGATGTGGGAAGCGCCTACAAGATCGTCGAAGGGCTGGAGGGGGCCGCCGGAGTCGCAACGGTGAAGCACGGCCAGATAAGCGGGTTCGCCTTCGCCCCGAGCGTCTCAGAGGCATACGCGCTCGCACATGGTTGCGACCCCGAAGCGGACTTCGGAGGGTCGGTGGTCACCAACAGGGAGGTCGATGCCGCTGCGGCCAAGCTCATAGGGAGGAACGACGGGACAGATGACGGCTCGGTCTACACGGAGATAGTCATAGCTCCAGGGTACTCGCCCGAGGCGCTCGAGATCCTGAAATCGAAACAGAAGAAGCCGATTAGGTTGATTCAGACGACTGGCCGCCCGGACATCCCCTACGACCTGAAGGTCGTGGAGGGCGCGATTCTTCTTCAGGACGCGGTCGACTACAGGCAGAGGCTCGACCCGGCTGGAGTGACTGTGCCCACGAAGAGGAAACTGGACGCTGCAGAGATGGCGAAGCTTCTGGCTGCCTGGGAGGTAGTGAGGAAAGTGCAGTCGAACGGAATCGTGATTGCCGAAGGGGGCTTCGAGGGAAGGGAGCTCAGGAGGTTCTGGACGCTCGGGGTCGCCAGTTTCCGTAAACGAAACGGGGCAGTCAGGATTGCGCTGGAGAATGCCGGAGAGCGGGCGAGGGGTGCAGTCTGCGCGTCTGACGGGTTCTTCCCGTTCCGCGACTGCGTCGACCTCCTGGGAGAGGCCGGGGTTTCGTCGGTGATCCAACCCGGTGGGTCAGTGAAGGACGGGGACTCGGTCCGGGCCGCTGACGAGCACGGGATGGCCATGGCGATTACACACGTGCGGGCTTTCAAGCACTAG
- the purS gene encoding phosphoribosylformylglycinamidine synthase subunit PurS — protein sequence MPRAREFSVKVVISNREGASDPEGETIYRDLVSKSGFDEVKGIRSGKFLRFEVLATDARSARDLVAKICDELRIYNPAAHSITVEA from the coding sequence GTGCCAAGGGCGCGCGAATTCTCCGTGAAGGTCGTGATTTCCAACCGCGAGGGGGCCAGCGATCCCGAGGGCGAGACGATCTACCGCGACCTAGTCTCGAAGTCCGGTTTCGACGAAGTCAAGGGCATAAGGAGCGGGAAGTTTCTTCGTTTCGAAGTCCTTGCTACAGACGCACGGAGCGCCAGGGACCTCGTCGCGAAGATCTGCGACGAGCTTAGAATCTACAACCCTGCCGCACATTCGATAACGGTCGAAGCCTGA